One genomic window of Fusarium verticillioides 7600 chromosome 2, whole genome shotgun sequence includes the following:
- a CDS encoding mitochondrial division protein 1 — protein MANQETHYGFDEGGDDDQSIVSTRGLEAFSRKVTTTATHLIGPNAEATAHHYQTAMAEVHKQMKRPTVQRSMFAMARTTPTDLMRSRLSTHEIQHRALTYLPDELLANIPEHDNPYSLFQGFQASFPELTDEGKKFQRRVTRGRKMLEDSDGASGSPKKLTQLKKEKAAMMHEFGLLGTRKSMASYEIREIDNKIANLHGMRRIILDRLAGLEQDEAMLEHDISEMEIRVDEAQALVDEAEEIARNTRTQDEQDLVGDADDHDQEFMSQSVYDKIPSSEAGSTPRKAKKVHRKKSMPILHEHFEPGTAIRELRAHKDTITAIDFDAPFGTMVTAALDDTVRVWDLNAGRCMGYLEGHTASVRALQVEDNILATGSMDATIRLWDLSKAHYDPHGGLGKDDDEDAIAFGTDNHLEPPPGSMADCPLYTLESHVDEITALHFRGDVMVSGSADKTIRHWDLEKGRCVQTLDVMWAAAASMTTTDSGWRPTGRSQSSSADFVGALQVFETALACGTADGMVRLWDLRSGQVHRSLVGHTGAVTCLQFDDVHLVTGSVDRSIRIWDLRTGSIYDAYAYDNPITDMMFDARRIVSAAGEDVVKVYDKVEGRQWECGAGITAAEEGKTPAIVERVRVRDGYLVEGRRDGVVGVWTS, from the exons ATGGCGAACCAAGAGACTCACTATGGCTTCGACGAAGGCGGAGACGACGACCAGTCTATTGTGTCG ACGCGCGGACTCGAGGCTTTCAGTCGAAAGGTTACAACTACAGCTACTCATTTGATCGGACCCAATGCCGAAGCCACGGCTCATCACTACCAAACCGCGATGGCCGAGGTGCACAAACAAATGAAGCGGCCGACAGTCCAGCGAAGCATGTTCGCGATGGCTAGGACAACGCCAACCGACCTCATGCGATCCAGACTTTCAACGCACGAAATCCAGCATCGCGCTTTGACATACCTTCCCGATGAGCTGCTTGCCAATATTCCTGAGCATGACAATCCTTACTCGCTGTTTCAGGGTTTCCAGGCCAGCTTCCCCGAGCTGACTGACGAGGGCAAAAAGTTCCAGCGACGAGTCACCCGCGGTCGCAAGATGCTGGAAGACTCAGATGGGGCATCAGGAAGCCCAAAAAAATTAACTCAAttaaaaaaagagaaggctgccaTGATGCATGAGTTTGGGCTGCTGGGCACTCGTAAGAGCATGGCGAGCTACGAGATTCGGGAAATCGATAACAAAATCGCCAATCTCCACGGCATGCGAAGAATTATCCTGGACAGGCTCGCTGGGTtggaacaagatgaagctatGCTGGAGCACGACA TTTCCGAGATGGAAATCCGAGTTGATGAGGCGCAGGcgttggttgatgaggctgaggaaaTCGCACGAAACACACGAACCCAGGACGAACAAGATCTGGTTGGCGATGCCGATGATCACGATCAAGAGTTCATGTCCCAGTCAGTTTATGATAAGATTCCTTCCTCAGAAGCAGGTAGCACGCCCCGGAAAGCGAAAAAGGTACATCGTAAGAAGTCAATGCCCATTCTGCACGAGCATTTCGAGCCTGGCACAGCCATTCGCGAACTTCGAGCACACAAGGACACGATTACAGCTATTGATTTTGACGCCCCCTTCGGTACTATGGTTACTGCTGCGCTGGACGATACAGTTCGCGTTTGGGACCTCAACGCTGGTAGATGCATGGGTTATCTGGAAGGGCACACTGCTTCGGTACGCGCCTTACAGGTTGAGGATAACATTCTCGCAACGGGCTCTATGGATGCGACCATTCGACTCTGGGATCTCAGTAAGGCGCATTACGACCCTCACGGCGGCTTGGGAaaagatgacgatgaggatgctaTCGCTTTTGGAACGGATAACCACCTTGAACCCCCACCTGGTAGCATGGCCGATTGCCCTCTGTACACATTGGAATCACATGTAGACGAGATCACAGCCCTTCACTTCAGGGGCGATGTTATGGTTTCTGGTTCTGCGGACAAGACGATTCGCCATTGGGATCTTGAAAAGGGACGTTGCGTGCAAACATTAGACGTTATGTGggcggcagcagcaagtATGACGACTACAGACAGCGGGTGGCGACCTACGGGGCGGTCTCAGAGCAGTTCGGCCGACTTCGTGGGTGCATTGCAGGTCTTTGAGACGGCACTTGCTTGTGGTACTGCAGACGGCATGGTGCGACTTTGGGATCTTCGGAGCGGCCAGGTCCATCGCAGTCTAGTTGGTCACACAGGTGCAGTTACGTGTCTCCAATTCGACGATGTGCATCTGGTGACGGGAAGTGTAGATCGAAGCATCAGA ATTTGGGACCTGAGAACAGGGTCTATTTACGACGCATATGCTTACGACAACCCAATCACAGACATGATGTTTGACGCCCGAAGAATCGTCAGTGCTGCTGGCGAGGATGTCGTTAAGGTGTACGATAAGGTGGAGGGACGACAATGGGAATGCGGCGCCGGCATCACGGCCGCTGAAGAGGGTAAGACTCCCGCCATCGTGGAGCGTGTACGTGTAAGAGATGGATATCTTGTTGAAGGCAGACGAGACGGTGTCGTGGGTGTATGGACGAGCTAA
- a CDS encoding mitochondrial division protein 1: MEIRVDEAQALVDEAEEIARNTRTQDEQDLVGDADDHDQEFMSQSVYDKIPSSEAGSTPRKAKKVHRKKSMPILHEHFEPGTAIRELRAHKDTITAIDFDAPFGTMVTAALDDTVRVWDLNAGRCMGYLEGHTASVRALQVEDNILATGSMDATIRLWDLSKAHYDPHGGLGKDDDEDAIAFGTDNHLEPPPGSMADCPLYTLESHVDEITALHFRGDVMVSGSADKTIRHWDLEKGRCVQTLDVMWAAAASMTTTDSGWRPTGRSQSSSADFVGALQVFETALACGTADGMVRLWDLRSGQVHRSLVGHTGAVTCLQFDDVHLVTGSVDRSIRIWDLRTGSIYDAYAYDNPITDMMFDARRIVSAAGEDVVKVYDKVEGRQWECGAGITAAEEGKTPAIVERVRVRDGYLVEGRRDGVVGVWTS; the protein is encoded by the exons ATGGAAATCCGAGTTGATGAGGCGCAGGcgttggttgatgaggctgaggaaaTCGCACGAAACACACGAACCCAGGACGAACAAGATCTGGTTGGCGATGCCGATGATCACGATCAAGAGTTCATGTCCCAGTCAGTTTATGATAAGATTCCTTCCTCAGAAGCAGGTAGCACGCCCCGGAAAGCGAAAAAGGTACATCGTAAGAAGTCAATGCCCATTCTGCACGAGCATTTCGAGCCTGGCACAGCCATTCGCGAACTTCGAGCACACAAGGACACGATTACAGCTATTGATTTTGACGCCCCCTTCGGTACTATGGTTACTGCTGCGCTGGACGATACAGTTCGCGTTTGGGACCTCAACGCTGGTAGATGCATGGGTTATCTGGAAGGGCACACTGCTTCGGTACGCGCCTTACAGGTTGAGGATAACATTCTCGCAACGGGCTCTATGGATGCGACCATTCGACTCTGGGATCTCAGTAAGGCGCATTACGACCCTCACGGCGGCTTGGGAaaagatgacgatgaggatgctaTCGCTTTTGGAACGGATAACCACCTTGAACCCCCACCTGGTAGCATGGCCGATTGCCCTCTGTACACATTGGAATCACATGTAGACGAGATCACAGCCCTTCACTTCAGGGGCGATGTTATGGTTTCTGGTTCTGCGGACAAGACGATTCGCCATTGGGATCTTGAAAAGGGACGTTGCGTGCAAACATTAGACGTTATGTGggcggcagcagcaagtATGACGACTACAGACAGCGGGTGGCGACCTACGGGGCGGTCTCAGAGCAGTTCGGCCGACTTCGTGGGTGCATTGCAGGTCTTTGAGACGGCACTTGCTTGTGGTACTGCAGACGGCATGGTGCGACTTTGGGATCTTCGGAGCGGCCAGGTCCATCGCAGTCTAGTTGGTCACACAGGTGCAGTTACGTGTCTCCAATTCGACGATGTGCATCTGGTGACGGGAAGTGTAGATCGAAGCATCAGA ATTTGGGACCTGAGAACAGGGTCTATTTACGACGCATATGCTTACGACAACCCAATCACAGACATGATGTTTGACGCCCGAAGAATCGTCAGTGCTGCTGGCGAGGATGTCGTTAAGGTGTACGATAAGGTGGAGGGACGACAATGGGAATGCGGCGCCGGCATCACGGCCGCTGAAGAGGGTAAGACTCCCGCCATCGTGGAGCGTGTACGTGTAAGAGATGGATATCTTGTTGAAGGCAGACGAGACGGTGTCGTGGGTGTATGGACGAGCTAA
- a CDS encoding mitochondrial division protein 1, producing MAEVHKQMKRPTVQRSMFAMARTTPTDLMRSRLSTHEIQHRALTYLPDELLANIPEHDNPYSLFQGFQASFPELTDEGKKFQRRVTRGRKMLEDSDGASGSPKKLTQLKKEKAAMMHEFGLLGTRKSMASYEIREIDNKIANLHGMRRIILDRLAGLEQDEAMLEHDISEMEIRVDEAQALVDEAEEIARNTRTQDEQDLVGDADDHDQEFMSQSVYDKIPSSEAGSTPRKAKKVHRKKSMPILHEHFEPGTAIRELRAHKDTITAIDFDAPFGTMVTAALDDTVRVWDLNAGRCMGYLEGHTASVRALQVEDNILATGSMDATIRLWDLSKAHYDPHGGLGKDDDEDAIAFGTDNHLEPPPGSMADCPLYTLESHVDEITALHFRGDVMVSGSADKTIRHWDLEKGRCVQTLDVMWAAAASMTTTDSGWRPTGRSQSSSADFVGALQVFETALACGTADGMVRLWDLRSGQVHRSLVGHTGAVTCLQFDDVHLVTGSVDRSIRIWDLRTGSIYDAYAYDNPITDMMFDARRIVSAAGEDVVKVYDKVEGRQWECGAGITAAEEGKTPAIVERVRVRDGYLVEGRRDGVVGVWTS from the exons ATGGCCGAGGTGCACAAACAAATGAAGCGGCCGACAGTCCAGCGAAGCATGTTCGCGATGGCTAGGACAACGCCAACCGACCTCATGCGATCCAGACTTTCAACGCACGAAATCCAGCATCGCGCTTTGACATACCTTCCCGATGAGCTGCTTGCCAATATTCCTGAGCATGACAATCCTTACTCGCTGTTTCAGGGTTTCCAGGCCAGCTTCCCCGAGCTGACTGACGAGGGCAAAAAGTTCCAGCGACGAGTCACCCGCGGTCGCAAGATGCTGGAAGACTCAGATGGGGCATCAGGAAGCCCAAAAAAATTAACTCAAttaaaaaaagagaaggctgccaTGATGCATGAGTTTGGGCTGCTGGGCACTCGTAAGAGCATGGCGAGCTACGAGATTCGGGAAATCGATAACAAAATCGCCAATCTCCACGGCATGCGAAGAATTATCCTGGACAGGCTCGCTGGGTtggaacaagatgaagctatGCTGGAGCACGACA TTTCCGAGATGGAAATCCGAGTTGATGAGGCGCAGGcgttggttgatgaggctgaggaaaTCGCACGAAACACACGAACCCAGGACGAACAAGATCTGGTTGGCGATGCCGATGATCACGATCAAGAGTTCATGTCCCAGTCAGTTTATGATAAGATTCCTTCCTCAGAAGCAGGTAGCACGCCCCGGAAAGCGAAAAAGGTACATCGTAAGAAGTCAATGCCCATTCTGCACGAGCATTTCGAGCCTGGCACAGCCATTCGCGAACTTCGAGCACACAAGGACACGATTACAGCTATTGATTTTGACGCCCCCTTCGGTACTATGGTTACTGCTGCGCTGGACGATACAGTTCGCGTTTGGGACCTCAACGCTGGTAGATGCATGGGTTATCTGGAAGGGCACACTGCTTCGGTACGCGCCTTACAGGTTGAGGATAACATTCTCGCAACGGGCTCTATGGATGCGACCATTCGACTCTGGGATCTCAGTAAGGCGCATTACGACCCTCACGGCGGCTTGGGAaaagatgacgatgaggatgctaTCGCTTTTGGAACGGATAACCACCTTGAACCCCCACCTGGTAGCATGGCCGATTGCCCTCTGTACACATTGGAATCACATGTAGACGAGATCACAGCCCTTCACTTCAGGGGCGATGTTATGGTTTCTGGTTCTGCGGACAAGACGATTCGCCATTGGGATCTTGAAAAGGGACGTTGCGTGCAAACATTAGACGTTATGTGggcggcagcagcaagtATGACGACTACAGACAGCGGGTGGCGACCTACGGGGCGGTCTCAGAGCAGTTCGGCCGACTTCGTGGGTGCATTGCAGGTCTTTGAGACGGCACTTGCTTGTGGTACTGCAGACGGCATGGTGCGACTTTGGGATCTTCGGAGCGGCCAGGTCCATCGCAGTCTAGTTGGTCACACAGGTGCAGTTACGTGTCTCCAATTCGACGATGTGCATCTGGTGACGGGAAGTGTAGATCGAAGCATCAGA ATTTGGGACCTGAGAACAGGGTCTATTTACGACGCATATGCTTACGACAACCCAATCACAGACATGATGTTTGACGCCCGAAGAATCGTCAGTGCTGCTGGCGAGGATGTCGTTAAGGTGTACGATAAGGTGGAGGGACGACAATGGGAATGCGGCGCCGGCATCACGGCCGCTGAAGAGGGTAAGACTCCCGCCATCGTGGAGCGTGTACGTGTAAGAGATGGATATCTTGTTGAAGGCAGACGAGACGGTGTCGTGGGTGTATGGACGAGCTAA
- a CDS encoding chorismate mutase, whose product MDTVINMADAAHALDLARIRFQLIRLEDTITFHLIERVQFALNGTIYVPGAVELPEANLSFLDWYFREQEKLQSLIRRFESPDEYPFFPDALQNPILKPLNYPKILHENNVNVNDKIKKFYTEKFLPAVCPDFGREERGESQENYGSTATCDIACLQALSRRIHFGKFVAESKFRSDEEKYIRLIKAEDRDGIAESITNAAVEKKVLERLRLKALTYGKDPSIPDGTEGAAKIDVDAVVSMYKDFVIPLTKEVEVEYLMQRLEPSA is encoded by the exons ATGGATACCGTTATCAACATGGCCGATGCCGCACACGCACTGGATCTGGCCCGAATTCGATTCCAACTTAT TCGCCTTGAGGACACAATCACCTTCCATCTGATCGAGAGAGTGCAATTCGCATTGAATGGT ACGATCTATGTTCCTGGAGCTGTGGAATTGCCTGAAGCGAATCTGAGCTTCCTCGACTGGTATTTTCGCGAGCAGGAGAAGCTACAATCCCTCATCCGACGCTTCGAGTCACCTGACGAATATCCTTTCTTCCCCGATGCATTGCAAAACCCAATACTCAAGCCTCTCAATTatcccaagatcttgcatGAAAACAACGTCAATGTgaacgacaagatcaagaaattCTATACGGAAAAGTTTCTCCCCGCAGTATGCCCCGATTTCGGACGCGAGGAGCGGGGTGAGTCTCAAGAAAACTACGGCTCAACCGCAACTTGCGATATTGCTTGTCTACAAGCTCTATCACGACGCATCCACTTCGGCAAGTTCGTCGCAGAGTCCAAATTCCGGTCGGACGAGGAAAAGTATATTCGGCttatcaaggctgaagatCGGGATGGCATCGCTGAATCTATCACTAATGCAgcagtggagaagaaggtcctTGAGCGACTACGACTCAAGGCTCTGACATATGGCAAGGACCCCTCCATCCCCGACGGGACCGAGGGAGCAGCGAAAATCGATGTTGACGCTGTTGTTTCAATGTACAAGGACTTCGTTATCCCATTAaccaaggaagtcgaggTGGAATACTTGATGCAAAGGCTAGAACCAAGTGCCTGa
- a CDS encoding protein BCP1 — protein MGKKRAREEGKDVPPADIDKMDEDGSDDEDFDMVDVDFEWFNFDPEVDFHGTKTLLRQLFDVDANLFNMSALADLVLSQPTIGSTIKVDGKATDAYAMLTILNTAVHQEKEPMNDIIKYLIEKAQSSSSLTPIADVLKSGKHVGLVFSERLINMPSELAPPLYSMLIDEVEAAVEDNEPYDFTHYLILSKTYQELESKLDVENQKRKKAKEEAGIYYFHMEDEVLQKHAVAHGNFNYTKEDESAADSKRAFQEMGVKAHGHMILIEANKFPGAVKAVNEYLSAAQ, from the exons ATGGGCAAGAAGCGAGCGCGCGAAGAGGGTAAGGATGTCCCGCCAGCTGATATCGACAAAATGGACGAGGACGGTTCTGATGACGAG GACTTCGATATGGTTGACGTTGATTTTGAGTGGTTCAACTTTGACCCCGAGGTCGATTTCCACGGTACCAAGACCCTCTTGCGGCAACTATTCGATGTTGATGCGAatctcttcaacatgtctgCCCTCGCCGATCTCGTTCTCTCACAACCAACCATTGGTTCTaccatcaaggttgacgGAAAGGCCACTGATGCCTACGCCATGCTCACTATTCTCAACACGGCCGTCCACCAAGAAAAGGAGCCCATGAACGATATTATCAAATACCTGATCGAGAAAGCGCAGAGTAGCTCGTCACTGACACCCATTGCCGACGTTCTCAAAAGTGGAAAGCACGTGGGACTTGTGTTCTCTGAACGCCTCATTAACATGCCTTCTGAGCTGGCCCCACCACTATATTCAATGCTTatcgatgaggttgaggctgctgtggaGGACAATGAACCCTACGATTTCACTCACTACTTGATATTGTCCAAGACATACCAGGAACTCGAGTCTAAgttggatgttgagaatcAGAAGCGCAAAAAGGCAAAGGAGGAGGCCGGCATTTATTATTTCCACATGGAAGACGAGGTGCTACAAAAACACGCGGTAGCGCACGGCAATTTCAATTACACAAAAGAGGACGAGTCGGCGGCAGACAGTAAACGGGCATTCCAAGAAATGGGCGTCAAGGCGCACGGGCACATGATTCTTATCGAGGCGAACAAGTTCCCAGGGGCGGTCAAAGCTGTTAATGAATATCTCAGTGCGGCGCaatag
- a CDS encoding L-iditol 2-dehydrogenase, translated as MAPVATGEIAPTHLPGGLSKPLSISASVLHGPRDLRLETRTIEAPAAGELQIAIKATGICGSDVSYYKKFANGDLCACHPLSLGHESSGEVVAIGPQVSGFKLGDRVALEVGVACGNCGICRQGRYNLCKKLRFRSSAKTYPHYQGTLQERINHPAVWCHKLPDNVSFEAAALLEPLSVAIHAVNRARPEPGSTALVIGAGTVGLLTAAMARQSGCTSVTITDIDAGRVNYAISRGFATHGFVTPLSRLNSSNYSSGISTPETGIITPASTFSTASRFDGAKSLAADILASSNPAGTFMLEEDEDGVDVTFECTGKEVCMHTSLYATKAGGKVIMVGMGTPIQTLPLSVAHLREIDILGVFRYSNTYPTGIRLLCSQAANPSSCSLPSLDDMVTHRFKGLDQAQRAFELATRTSDDEGKLVLKIVIEA; from the exons ATGGCCCCAGTTGCTACGGGAGAGATCGCACCAACGCATCTACCCGGTGGTCTATCGAAGCCATTGAGCATCAGTGCCTCTGTCTTGCATGGTCCCCGCGATCTGAGACTG GAAACAAGGACCATCGAGGCTCCAGCGGCAGGCGAGCTTCAAATCGCTATCAAGGCGACTGGCATTTGTGGTTCAGATGTCTCGTACTACAAGAAGTTTGCCAATGGCGATCTCTGTGCCTGTCACCCACTGTCACTAGGCCATGAATCGTCAGGGGAAGTTGTTGCCATTGGTCCTCAAGTGAGTGGCTTCAAGCTGGGCGACCGAGttgctcttgaagttggtgttgcttgtgGAAACTGCGGCATCTGCCGTCAAGGCCGTTATAACCTGTGCAAAAAGTTGCGTTTCAGAAGCAGTGCCAAAACCTACCCTCACTACCAAGGCACATTGCAAGAGAGGATTAACCATCCCGCTGTCTGGTGCCACAA GTTGCCCGATAATGTCTCCTTCGAGGCCGCCGCCCTTCTCGAGCCGCTGTCTGTAGCTATCCATGCGGTGAACCGTGCCAGGCCGGAACCGGGCTCCACTGCCCTTGTTATCGGTGCCGGCACCGTTGGTCTTTTGACTGCCGCAATGGCTCGTCAATCAGGCTGCACATCGGTTACAATCACCGATATTGATGCCGGCCGTGTCAACTATGCCATAAGCCGTGGATTCGCAACCCATGGCTTTGTTACCCCCCTGTCCCGCTTGAACTCTTCAAACTATTCTTCTGGAATCTCTACACCCGAGACTGGTATCATTACTCCTGCCAGCACCTTTTCAACCGCAAGCCGCTTCGATGGAGCCAAATCATTGGCAGCGGATAtccttgcttcatcaaacCCTGCGGGTACCTTTATgctcgaggaggatgaggatggtgtgGATGTCACATTCGAGTGCACCGGAAAGGAGGTATGCATGCACACGAGCTTATATGCCACCAAAGCTGGCGGCAAAGTAATCATGGTGGGCATGGGAACTCCTATTCAGACCCTCCCTCTCTCCGTGGCTCACCTCCGCGAGATTGATATCCTGGGCGTATTCCGGTATTCCAACACATATCCCACCGGCATTCGCCTTTTGTGTTCCCAAGCTGCGAACCCCTCTTCCTGCAGCCTACCCTCGTTGGATGACATGGTCACCCACCGTTTCAAGGGCCTGGATCAGGCACAACGTGCATTTGAGCTTGCAACACGCACCAGTGACGACGAGGGCAAACTTGTCCTGAAGATTGTTATTGAGGCATAA